A single window of Pontiella agarivorans DNA harbors:
- a CDS encoding response regulator, whose amino-acid sequence MNMKKILLVEDDIRDVELAISSLEEHNLANEVAIARDGVEALDYLYRRGAFADRPAGHPVVVFLDLKMPKVDGHEVLRRIKNDPELCTIPVVVLTSSGEEQDLAQSYEQHANAYVVKPVLFEAFTKAVQDLGLFWVLTNEPPPQGRK is encoded by the coding sequence ATGAACATGAAGAAAATACTGTTGGTGGAGGATGATATCCGGGATGTGGAACTTGCGATTTCGTCGCTGGAGGAGCACAACCTGGCCAACGAAGTTGCCATTGCGCGGGACGGGGTGGAGGCGCTGGACTATCTTTACCGGAGGGGAGCGTTTGCCGATCGGCCGGCGGGACACCCGGTGGTGGTTTTTCTCGATCTGAAAATGCCGAAAGTGGATGGCCATGAGGTCCTGCGCCGGATTAAAAATGATCCTGAGCTCTGCACCATACCGGTTGTTGTTCTGACCTCTTCGGGAGAAGAGCAGGATCTTGCGCAGAGCTATGAACAGCATGCAAACGCCTATGTAGTCAAACCGGTGCTCTTTGAGGCATTTACCAAAGCCGTGCAGGATCTGGGACTGTTCTGGGTGCTGACCAATGAGCCTCCGCCACAAGGTCGAAAATAA
- a CDS encoding PAS domain-containing response regulator, which produces MMKPIDLRLLVVEDDPKDVELEIAELEANGFHCQWQRVETREAYLAGLCSEEYDLILSDYTLPAFDGLTALSLLLQQEKEIPFILVSGTVGEEFAINSLKAGATDYVLKERLSRLAPVVYRALEEQQERQERKRVEQQLRTVNARFRAIVETAKDAIITTDSQGFVKDWNPAAERVFGYTAQEMKGRLVTHMLPERNRKERFDSLRELVSGGGQKRFGNTVESTGLRQNGTEFPMDLSLASWTDSEEIYYTAIIRDITERKQVEESLRQHNLELEQFNKMATGRELRMIELKQEINGLCRELGREAPYA; this is translated from the coding sequence ATGATGAAGCCAATTGATTTACGACTGCTCGTTGTTGAGGATGACCCGAAAGATGTCGAACTTGAAATTGCCGAGTTGGAGGCGAACGGTTTTCATTGCCAGTGGCAGCGGGTGGAAACCCGCGAGGCCTATCTGGCGGGCCTATGCAGTGAAGAGTATGACCTGATTCTCTCTGACTATACATTGCCTGCATTTGACGGTCTGACCGCACTCAGTCTGCTGCTTCAGCAGGAGAAGGAGATTCCGTTTATTCTGGTTTCGGGAACGGTCGGTGAAGAATTTGCCATTAACAGTCTGAAAGCCGGGGCGACTGATTATGTCCTCAAGGAGCGGCTTTCCCGTCTGGCTCCGGTGGTGTATCGTGCGTTGGAGGAGCAGCAGGAACGACAGGAACGAAAGCGTGTGGAGCAGCAGCTTCGGACGGTGAATGCCCGCTTCAGGGCTATTGTAGAGACTGCAAAAGATGCAATTATAACGACCGACTCTCAGGGGTTTGTGAAGGATTGGAATCCGGCGGCTGAGCGTGTATTCGGTTATACAGCGCAGGAAATGAAAGGCCGGCTGGTCACACATATGCTGCCTGAGCGAAATCGCAAAGAGCGTTTCGATAGTCTGCGGGAATTGGTTTCGGGGGGGGGACAGAAACGATTTGGAAATACGGTTGAATCGACCGGGCTCCGACAGAATGGCACGGAATTTCCCATGGATCTTTCTCTCGCATCATGGACTGATTCCGAGGAGATATATTATACGGCGATTATCAGAGACATCACGGAACGGAAACAGGTGGAAGAATCGCTGCGGCAGCATAATCTGGAACTGGAGCAGTTTAATAAAATGGCGACCGGTCGGGAGCTGCGGATGATTGAGCTCAAACAGGAGATTAATGGCCTGTGCCGCGAGCTAGGGCGGGAAGCACCCTATGCCTGA
- a CDS encoding PAS domain S-box protein, protein MNNALPETGSALACRWMVSGLITELAAFTRFDELAHHMCEQMHELTGASGVVFYHHSDKDSTCRPVSIYPQENAALFDQDRLSGLCLVCRPDPVPFLVEQLKGEDALYEPLMSGGFRSLLRIPIRCADQLSGQFILLDVEDEKLAAEIESALHLLEPTIGLALQHCAARREIKQQKSMLDELVELRTAELQRVNDELADSRLAALNMMEDAILSGEKMAFQNNLFNSFMDSLPSLVLFKDTEGRLLTVNKAFAEWKKDEPENLHGKTAYDFLTQDEAEQVEKDDHYVMETGKTLQKEQFIGGRWWMLIKVPRYDEAGAVAGSYEVIWDITDRKEAEKQLELSRFALDHSSLAIFLADEHGCFHYTNKRASDLLGYSSEEFKAMSVMDVESEQCRSSEGWKASWNYVKEHQRAQFEGVHRRKNGESYPVEVAANYLTWDGGEYMIGFTSDITERKAAREQLEVSEARFRSYIEHAPHAIFITDEVGNYLDVNEAAATMTGYSKDELRGMHVLDLYEDAQVRNRAEEVFHKMLDTGEVQVELPFLAKSGEKRWWSISTAPLPNHHIIGFAQDITQRIEMTAALKKSREQYSTLLSNLPGMAYLCDCDKNWTMRFISSGCLEITGYAPQAIIGSRLVSFAELMHPDDRTRVFEAVQMSLRKKTHFEQEYRIRTQTGQVKWVSERGIGREDSAGNTVIEGFISDITERKQAEEQLRAVSEEQNLILSNSTLGIALVRNRVFEWVNPRLSEILGIPLEDIQNHSTRLFYQSDEDYKKTGMTAYEVLSKNELFDRTVRFNQVQGHSFWGRLTGKALDAGNPDAGSIWMLEDITERRESEKELLRLSTAIEQSPDAIVITDVEGIIQYVNPAFESNTGYVRSEVVGTNPRILKSGEHRDRTYETLWKTVSSGRKWDGRLINRKKDGSLITAEVSIAPVKDDTGRIINYVAIQRDITADLAREEELRQSQKMEAIGLLAGGVAHDFNNILQAIQGFCELLLYDLDPGSQQYQNALEIKQSAGKAVGLTKQLLAFGRKQPLETRLLDVQAVLQENEGLLQILLGEHYALQMDCKPGVSRIRMDAGQLIQVIMNLAVNARDAMPEGGCFSVTAEEVVLKQQETGMPGSRPGRFARLSFSDTGSGIDPGILPRLFEPFFTTKDVGKGTGLGLSVVYGIMQQNNGWVNVTSEKGHGTTFTLYFPSAESCASDAPNGAELRESEFIRILVVEDDLLLQPLFREILEAAEFSVYMAGSVEEALTTFRSLEKRIDLLLTDMQLPDGYGIDLADRLRKDLPHLPVLLCSGYPEEEQRWEKLEQSSYIFLHKPFTAVGLMNSIQKALIKIEQEKRDGENYRY, encoded by the coding sequence ATGAACAACGCTTTGCCCGAAACCGGATCTGCACTGGCGTGCCGCTGGATGGTTTCAGGGTTAATTACGGAACTTGCCGCATTCACCCGGTTTGATGAGTTGGCGCATCACATGTGTGAACAAATGCATGAGCTGACCGGTGCATCGGGCGTCGTCTTTTATCATCATTCAGACAAGGACTCTACGTGCCGACCGGTTTCGATTTATCCGCAGGAGAATGCTGCACTGTTTGATCAGGATCGGCTTTCTGGACTCTGTCTGGTGTGCCGTCCGGATCCGGTGCCGTTTCTGGTGGAACAGCTGAAAGGTGAGGATGCTCTGTATGAGCCGTTGATGAGCGGAGGGTTCAGGAGCCTGCTGCGGATACCGATTCGCTGTGCAGACCAACTGTCGGGGCAGTTTATTCTGTTGGACGTGGAAGATGAAAAGCTGGCCGCTGAAATTGAAAGCGCTCTGCATCTGCTGGAGCCGACTATCGGGCTTGCCTTGCAGCACTGTGCAGCACGCCGGGAGATCAAGCAGCAGAAGAGCATGCTTGATGAGCTGGTTGAGTTGCGTACAGCGGAGCTGCAGCGCGTGAATGACGAACTGGCTGATTCACGGCTTGCGGCACTGAATATGATGGAAGATGCCATTTTGTCCGGCGAAAAAATGGCGTTTCAGAATAATCTGTTCAATTCCTTCATGGACTCGTTGCCTTCACTGGTTTTATTCAAAGATACAGAGGGCCGGTTGCTCACGGTGAATAAGGCCTTTGCTGAGTGGAAAAAGGATGAACCTGAAAACCTGCACGGTAAAACCGCATATGATTTTCTTACGCAGGATGAAGCGGAACAGGTTGAAAAAGATGATCATTATGTCATGGAAACCGGTAAAACCCTCCAGAAGGAGCAGTTTATCGGAGGGCGCTGGTGGATGCTCATCAAGGTTCCGCGTTACGATGAAGCCGGTGCTGTGGCCGGTAGTTACGAAGTAATCTGGGATATTACCGACCGTAAAGAGGCGGAAAAACAGCTCGAATTAAGCCGCTTTGCCTTGGACCACTCCAGTCTGGCCATTTTTCTGGCCGATGAACACGGATGTTTTCACTACACAAACAAACGCGCTTCGGACCTGCTGGGTTATTCGTCGGAAGAGTTCAAGGCAATGTCTGTCATGGATGTGGAGTCGGAACAGTGCCGCTCTTCCGAGGGCTGGAAGGCCTCTTGGAACTATGTGAAGGAACATCAGCGCGCACAGTTTGAGGGGGTGCATCGCCGGAAAAACGGGGAAAGTTATCCTGTGGAAGTTGCTGCGAACTATCTGACCTGGGACGGTGGCGAGTATATGATCGGCTTTACCTCGGATATCACCGAGCGCAAAGCGGCCCGGGAACAGCTTGAGGTCAGCGAAGCCCGCTTCCGCAGTTATATCGAACATGCTCCGCATGCCATTTTCATCACCGATGAAGTCGGAAACTACCTGGATGTAAATGAGGCCGCAGCGACGATGACCGGTTATTCCAAGGACGAACTGCGGGGCATGCATGTATTGGATCTCTATGAAGATGCGCAGGTCCGGAACAGAGCGGAAGAAGTCTTTCATAAGATGCTCGACACCGGAGAGGTTCAGGTGGAGCTTCCGTTTCTGGCGAAGAGCGGGGAAAAGCGCTGGTGGTCGATTTCAACGGCCCCGTTGCCGAACCACCATATTATCGGTTTTGCACAGGATATTACACAGCGCATTGAAATGACTGCCGCACTGAAAAAATCGCGGGAACAGTACTCCACGTTGCTGTCTAATCTTCCCGGAATGGCTTATCTCTGCGATTGCGATAAAAACTGGACCATGCGTTTTATCAGCAGCGGCTGTCTGGAAATTACCGGGTACGCACCGCAGGCTATCATCGGAAGCCGGCTGGTGTCTTTTGCCGAGTTAATGCATCCCGATGACCGAACGCGGGTGTTTGAGGCGGTGCAGATGAGCCTCCGGAAAAAGACCCATTTTGAACAGGAATACCGGATCCGCACGCAAACCGGGCAGGTAAAATGGGTTTCAGAACGCGGTATCGGACGTGAGGATTCGGCGGGGAATACCGTCATAGAAGGATTTATTTCGGACATTACCGAACGTAAACAGGCCGAAGAGCAGTTGCGTGCGGTCAGCGAGGAACAAAACCTGATTCTCAGCAATAGCACACTTGGGATCGCACTGGTGCGCAACCGGGTGTTCGAGTGGGTCAATCCCCGGTTATCGGAAATTCTGGGCATTCCTCTTGAAGACATTCAGAATCATTCCACCCGCTTGTTTTATCAGTCGGATGAAGACTACAAAAAAACCGGTATGACAGCCTATGAGGTGCTGTCTAAAAATGAACTTTTTGACCGAACGGTGCGTTTTAATCAGGTACAGGGGCACAGTTTCTGGGGGCGGTTGACCGGTAAGGCTTTGGATGCCGGTAATCCGGATGCCGGATCGATATGGATGCTTGAAGATATTACCGAACGGCGTGAAAGCGAAAAGGAACTGCTGCGCCTCTCGACAGCCATTGAACAATCGCCTGATGCCATTGTGATCACGGATGTTGAGGGGATCATTCAATATGTTAATCCGGCCTTTGAGTCCAATACCGGGTATGTGCGCAGTGAGGTGGTGGGAACGAATCCGCGGATTCTGAAGAGCGGTGAGCACCGGGACCGAACCTATGAAACGCTGTGGAAAACGGTTTCAAGCGGCAGAAAATGGGATGGCCGGCTGATCAACCGCAAAAAAGACGGATCGCTCATCACTGCAGAGGTTTCCATCGCACCGGTGAAAGATGACACCGGCCGTATCATCAATTACGTGGCCATTCAACGGGATATCACAGCGGATCTGGCGCGTGAAGAGGAATTAAGGCAAAGCCAGAAAATGGAAGCCATCGGTTTGTTGGCCGGTGGGGTCGCCCACGATTTTAACAATATTCTTCAGGCGATTCAGGGGTTCTGCGAACTGCTGCTCTACGATCTCGATCCGGGATCGCAGCAGTATCAGAATGCGCTGGAAATTAAACAGTCTGCAGGAAAAGCCGTTGGTTTGACCAAGCAACTGCTGGCGTTCGGCCGCAAACAGCCGCTGGAGACCCGGCTGCTGGATGTACAGGCGGTTCTGCAGGAAAACGAGGGGCTGCTGCAGATTCTGCTGGGCGAACACTATGCGCTGCAGATGGACTGCAAGCCCGGAGTTTCCCGGATACGAATGGATGCTGGCCAACTGATTCAGGTGATTATGAATCTGGCAGTGAATGCCCGGGATGCCATGCCGGAGGGCGGCTGCTTTTCTGTTACGGCTGAAGAAGTCGTTCTGAAACAGCAGGAAACCGGCATGCCCGGCAGCCGTCCGGGAAGGTTTGCCCGCCTGTCGTTTTCCGATACCGGAAGTGGTATTGACCCCGGGATTCTTCCCCGCCTTTTTGAGCCGTTTTTCACAACGAAAGATGTGGGGAAAGGAACCGGTCTCGGCCTGTCTGTGGTTTACGGAATTATGCAGCAGAACAACGGCTGGGTGAATGTCACCAGTGAAAAAGGACATGGTACCACCTTTACCCTTTACTTCCCCTCGGCAGAATCCTGCGCAAGCGATGCGCCGAATGGTGCTGAATTGCGCGAAAGTGAATTCATACGTATTTTGGTTGTGGAGGACGACCTCCTGCTGCAACCGCTGTTCAGGGAAATTCTCGAAGCTGCAGAGTTTTCTGTGTACATGGCCGGCTCTGTCGAGGAAGCCCTGACCACTTTCCGGAGCCTCGAAAAAAGAATTGACCTTTTGCTGACCGATATGCAGCTGCCGGATGGATACGGTATCGATCTGGCAGACCGGCTTCGCAAAGATCTGCCTCATCTGCCGGTGCTGCTCTGCAGCGGATATCCGGAAGAGGAGCAGCGCTGGGAAAAACTTGAGCAAAGCAGCTACATTTTTTTACATAAACCTTTCACCGCAGTCGGTTTGATGAATTCCATCCAGAAGGCGTTGATTAAAATTGAACAGGAGAAAAGGGATGGCGAAAATTATCGTTATTGA
- a CDS encoding PAS domain-containing protein: MRKHDRIRRFPKYRSDRFSTAWFVSLLYLLFGILWISSSDMIAVAVASSEEQLHIFSLIKGWLFIGLTTLLLWILLKIETGKNTAQQKKLEDTAARLKSAQAIAHLGSWELSGGEARLIWSDSVYELFGLIPGKYEPTVESSMAVVHPDDQEMVIEAFRASLESGSPYEVVHRIIRPDTGEIRYLHERCEHVLRADGTVLKSIGTVQDVTDRTVREQLLQERELRYRSLVEDSPVFLCNFSPDGTILFVNRAYCEYFRKEAEELVGAPFVRLVSEGYREKVLAGIRSLTAEQPLLTHEHPVPLPGGGQAWHRWTNRALYDEEGRLQSYQSFGVDITEEHSNITELNQSRKLLNDVFCAVPDLMWLKDENGVYLLCNPRFEELYGCSSEQITGQTDSDFVGVEQAEALRRYDRKAEEKGVATINEEFMTFASDGHEELLEVIRTPLYDDDGRLVGTLGVGRDITVRSKMKEELANSEERFRTIYENAPVLIDSFNENAELVLWNKACEETFGWSQEEVNAHDDALTLFYPDPEVRNEVLRTLTRGPDGRFREWSPVTRDGKTLYMLWANFTLPDGQVISIGHDITDLRKVEKELKQYQEQLEQRVQERTEELRRAVSLMAGRENRMAELKKEIRTLQDSVADAEGKSGGSPC; encoded by the coding sequence ATGCGCAAACATGATAGAATTCGCCGGTTCCCCAAATATCGGTCGGACCGGTTTTCGACGGCTTGGTTTGTCAGTCTGCTTTACCTGCTGTTCGGGATTCTCTGGATTTCGAGTTCAGATATGATTGCCGTGGCGGTTGCTTCCTCCGAAGAGCAGTTGCACATTTTTTCACTGATCAAGGGCTGGCTGTTTATCGGACTCACTACGCTGCTGCTGTGGATTCTGCTGAAAATAGAAACAGGAAAAAACACCGCCCAGCAGAAAAAGCTGGAGGATACGGCGGCACGATTGAAAAGTGCTCAGGCCATTGCGCACCTCGGCAGTTGGGAGCTTTCCGGAGGTGAGGCCCGTCTGATCTGGTCCGACAGCGTATATGAACTGTTCGGCCTGATTCCCGGAAAATATGAGCCCACTGTGGAATCCTCCATGGCCGTGGTCCACCCGGATGATCAGGAAATGGTCATTGAGGCTTTCAGGGCGTCGCTGGAATCCGGCAGTCCCTATGAAGTGGTTCACCGGATCATTCGTCCGGATACCGGGGAAATCAGATATCTTCATGAGCGCTGCGAACATGTGCTTAGAGCCGATGGAACGGTATTGAAATCCATAGGTACGGTTCAGGATGTGACCGATCGGACGGTCCGGGAACAACTGCTTCAGGAACGGGAATTGAGATACCGATCGCTGGTGGAAGATTCCCCCGTTTTTCTCTGCAACTTTTCACCGGATGGAACCATTCTGTTTGTGAACAGGGCCTATTGCGAATATTTCCGTAAAGAGGCTGAAGAACTCGTCGGAGCGCCTTTTGTCAGATTGGTTTCGGAGGGGTACCGGGAAAAGGTGCTGGCTGGCATTCGATCACTGACCGCAGAACAGCCGCTGTTGACGCATGAGCATCCGGTACCCCTGCCCGGAGGAGGCCAGGCTTGGCACCGCTGGACCAATCGGGCGCTGTACGATGAGGAGGGTCGGCTGCAGTCCTATCAGTCGTTTGGCGTGGATATTACCGAAGAGCACTCCAATATTACTGAGCTCAATCAAAGCCGGAAATTGCTGAATGATGTCTTTTGCGCGGTACCGGACCTGATGTGGCTCAAGGATGAAAACGGGGTCTATCTTTTATGCAACCCGCGTTTTGAAGAACTCTATGGCTGCAGCAGTGAGCAGATTACGGGACAAACCGATAGTGATTTCGTGGGTGTGGAACAGGCCGAAGCGTTACGACGTTATGATCGGAAAGCCGAAGAGAAGGGAGTCGCTACAATCAATGAAGAGTTCATGACCTTTGCTTCCGACGGGCACGAAGAATTGCTGGAGGTCATCAGGACTCCTCTGTATGACGATGATGGCCGGCTTGTTGGCACGCTGGGTGTAGGCCGCGATATAACAGTCCGCTCAAAAATGAAAGAGGAACTGGCCAACAGTGAAGAACGGTTCAGGACGATTTATGAAAATGCGCCGGTCCTGATTGACAGTTTTAATGAAAATGCCGAGTTGGTGCTATGGAATAAGGCCTGCGAGGAAACGTTCGGGTGGAGCCAGGAAGAGGTGAATGCACACGACGATGCGCTGACCCTGTTTTATCCTGATCCGGAGGTCCGCAATGAAGTGTTGCGAACTTTAACCCGCGGTCCGGATGGCCGTTTCCGTGAATGGAGTCCCGTCACTCGCGATGGGAAAACGTTGTATATGCTCTGGGCCAATTTCACCCTTCCGGACGGACAGGTAATCAGTATCGGACATGATATCACGGACCTGAGAAAGGTGGAAAAAGAGCTGAAACAGTATCAGGAGCAGTTGGAGCAGCGGGTTCAGGAGCGAACCGAAGAGTTGCGCCGTGCGGTGAGCCTGATGGCCGGGCGGGAAAACCGTATGGCCGAACTGAAAAAGGAAATCAGAACGCTGCAGGACAGCGTGGCTGATGCGGAAGGGAAATCGGGAGGATCTCCATGCTGA
- a CDS encoding PAS domain S-box protein — protein MIQLLALNLPAQNQNAAAKPEPDAYRVLFLSNRVELPPWNLTMFAECRSEFERLSGHPVSMMIRDMDHQVSGMGPQGGSENQWSLNSGDEEINFMVYRNPLSSPPLHLVGEKNIPLVVPTCDTAWLPDAEEIPPNVYLRTVTLSPDRTARLVARLCPDIRKLVVISGDHETDRFFMQRARAELGERYDGLEVEYWEGLTPNELNKRAVALSRDYAILFLKMTLDPSGAIHISSDVVRDLVECSPVPVFGISDTFVEQGILGGYVVSSRMEGRRAGQMLSRLANGESLQPLKHVENYGEYQFNWHQLKRWGIPERHLPAGARILYRPDSLFERHAWLLYMVWSGLIALSLILCATLLFLHSRRKTLRELQKNEEWLRLSTETAGVVVWEYDPVRDRMDHLQDHEVLYGRGGQHVLTKADFINALHPDDREFANGIIDQSSVPGGRGNFRFDCRMLWPDQSVHWLLITGETTERNAAGRAMRMRGCMMDITEQKLTERALRKSEEQARQLSELVMASNQPLAIGYPGGRLGRCNPAFCMLTGYTEEELQGVDWSTLLTPEEWQAQEREQLDQLEKTGKPIRYEKEYIHKSGTRIPIELFAHVTFNPDGTLKFYYAFITDITERKEQEEKLRKANEILEIRVEERTAELKVRTDEAEELNRGMLNVLEDLQQKNCALELAEEAMLSTNRELEAFSYSVSHDLRAPLRHIAGFVELLVNKEKEHLDSRSLHYLATIEQSVRRMGMLIDDLLALSRMSRSDMHLQDVDMNEVVQDALKELKPLTKERCIVWNLLSLPSVTADPRLLLQVWINLIGNAVKFTARKEEAVIEIGITDKGEAEGQRQTVFYIRDNGAGFEPEYAHKLFGVFQRLHREDEFEGTGIGLATVRRVIHRHSGKVWAEGALDQGAVFYFTLGNVNGDR, from the coding sequence ATGATACAGCTGCTGGCCCTGAATCTGCCGGCTCAGAATCAGAACGCTGCAGCAAAACCGGAGCCGGATGCATACCGCGTTTTATTTTTGAGCAACAGAGTGGAGCTGCCGCCCTGGAATCTGACGATGTTCGCGGAGTGTCGTTCTGAGTTCGAACGGCTGTCTGGGCACCCTGTCAGTATGATGATCAGGGATATGGATCACCAAGTTTCGGGGATGGGGCCGCAGGGGGGATCTGAAAATCAGTGGTCTCTGAACAGTGGGGACGAGGAGATCAACTTCATGGTATATCGCAATCCGCTCAGCAGTCCCCCGCTGCATCTTGTGGGTGAGAAAAATATTCCACTGGTTGTGCCGACTTGCGATACCGCATGGCTTCCGGATGCCGAAGAAATTCCGCCGAATGTTTATCTTAGAACGGTCACTCTTTCGCCCGATCGAACCGCACGTCTGGTTGCGCGCCTTTGTCCGGATATTCGAAAACTGGTTGTGATTTCCGGAGACCATGAAACGGATCGTTTTTTTATGCAGCGTGCCCGGGCAGAGCTCGGGGAGCGCTATGATGGTCTTGAGGTCGAATACTGGGAGGGCCTCACTCCGAATGAGCTGAATAAACGTGCGGTGGCTCTTTCCCGTGATTACGCGATCCTCTTTCTCAAGATGACCCTCGATCCAAGCGGGGCCATCCATATATCGAGCGATGTCGTACGCGACTTAGTGGAGTGTTCGCCGGTTCCGGTTTTCGGTATTTCCGATACCTTTGTTGAGCAGGGAATTCTGGGCGGCTATGTGGTTTCATCCCGGATGGAGGGCCGCCGGGCCGGACAGATGCTGAGCCGGTTGGCAAACGGGGAGTCTCTGCAGCCGCTCAAACATGTGGAGAATTACGGGGAATATCAGTTTAATTGGCATCAGCTCAAACGCTGGGGTATTCCGGAGCGTCATCTGCCTGCAGGTGCCCGCATTCTGTACCGTCCGGACAGTCTCTTTGAGCGTCATGCCTGGCTGCTGTATATGGTCTGGAGCGGGCTCATCGCATTATCTCTGATTCTATGCGCCACTCTGCTGTTCCTGCACAGCCGCCGTAAGACGCTCCGGGAGCTTCAGAAAAATGAGGAGTGGCTTAGGCTCAGCACGGAAACGGCCGGGGTGGTGGTTTGGGAATATGATCCGGTCAGGGACCGGATGGATCATTTACAGGATCATGAAGTGCTCTATGGCCGGGGGGGACAGCATGTGTTGACAAAAGCTGATTTTATAAACGCGCTGCACCCGGATGACCGTGAGTTCGCCAACGGGATCATTGACCAATCCTCCGTTCCCGGCGGTCGCGGGAACTTCCGTTTTGACTGCCGAATGCTTTGGCCGGACCAAAGCGTGCACTGGCTGTTGATCACCGGTGAAACTACAGAGCGGAATGCTGCGGGACGCGCCATGCGAATGCGCGGTTGCATGATGGATATTACGGAACAGAAACTGACGGAACGGGCCCTGCGAAAAAGTGAAGAGCAGGCTCGGCAGCTGTCGGAGCTGGTCATGGCTTCCAACCAGCCTTTGGCGATTGGTTATCCCGGCGGGCGGCTGGGCCGCTGCAATCCCGCCTTTTGCATGTTAACGGGGTATACAGAGGAGGAATTGCAAGGGGTTGACTGGTCGACCTTGCTTACTCCGGAAGAATGGCAGGCACAGGAGCGAGAACAGCTGGATCAACTGGAGAAAACCGGTAAGCCGATCCGTTACGAAAAAGAGTATATTCATAAAAGCGGAACACGTATTCCGATCGAGCTTTTTGCGCATGTAACGTTTAATCCGGACGGAACCTTGAAATTTTACTATGCGTTTATAACCGATATTACGGAACGTAAAGAGCAGGAAGAAAAACTGCGGAAAGCCAATGAAATTCTTGAAATCCGGGTGGAGGAGCGGACCGCCGAACTGAAGGTCCGTACCGATGAAGCGGAGGAATTGAATCGGGGTATGCTGAATGTGCTCGAAGATCTTCAACAGAAGAACTGTGCATTAGAGCTGGCCGAAGAAGCGATGCTGTCCACTAACCGTGAACTGGAGGCGTTTTCATATTCGGTGTCGCACGATTTGCGTGCACCGCTTCGTCATATCGCCGGATTTGTGGAATTACTGGTTAACAAGGAAAAAGAGCATCTGGATTCCCGCTCGTTGCATTATCTGGCCACAATCGAACAGTCGGTCAGGCGGATGGGGATGCTGATCGATGATTTGCTGGCGCTGTCCCGGATGAGTCGGTCGGATATGCATTTGCAGGATGTCGATATGAATGAAGTGGTACAAGACGCCTTAAAAGAACTTAAACCTTTAACGAAAGAGCGATGTATAGTATGGAATCTCTTGTCGTTGCCATCGGTGACGGCTGATCCTCGGTTGCTGCTGCAGGTCTGGATTAATCTGATTGGGAATGCGGTTAAATTTACGGCCCGGAAAGAAGAGGCTGTCATTGAAATCGGGATTACGGATAAGGGGGAAGCTGAGGGGCAGCGTCAGACAGTGTTTTATATCCGGGACAACGGAGCCGGTTTTGAGCCGGAATATGCTCATAAACTGTTCGGCGTATTTCAGCGACTGCATCGGGAGGATGAATTTGAGGGAACAGGCATTGGACTGGCTACGGTGAGAAGGGTGATTCACCGGCATAGTGGCAAGGTCTGGGCGGAAGGGGCGCTTGACCAGGGGGCTGTATTTTATTTTACCCTGGGGAATGTAAACGGGGATCGTTGA
- a CDS encoding response regulator gives MAKIIVIDDDKTIQTVFEQFLIRKGHDVLVADDGRKGMQVIEEAEPDLVITDIMMPEMDGLEILLKIRQSRQDLPIIAISGGMRDLPINFLRQAKLFGAQEVFEKPVPLDVLGEAVDKALAGASA, from the coding sequence ATGGCGAAAATTATCGTTATTGATGACGACAAAACCATTCAGACGGTTTTTGAACAGTTTCTAATACGTAAAGGGCATGATGTACTGGTGGCCGACGACGGCCGGAAAGGGATGCAGGTCATTGAAGAGGCGGAACCCGATCTCGTTATCACAGATATTATGATGCCCGAAATGGATGGACTGGAGATTCTGCTTAAAATCCGCCAAAGCAGGCAGGACCTTCCAATCATTGCCATCTCGGGCGGCATGCGCGACCTGCCGATCAATTTTCTGCGCCAAGCCAAGCTTTTCGGGGCACAGGAGGTTTTCGAAAAACCGGTTCCGCTCGATGTGCTTGGCGAAGCCGTTGACAAAGCACTGGCCGGCGCTTCGGCATAA